The proteins below come from a single Caenibius sp. WL genomic window:
- the dapF gene encoding diaminopimelate epimerase: MRVPFIKMHGLGNDFIVLDSRGDTLPPVDARVAAALADRKTGIGCDQLVLIEPSTIADLRMRIFNPDGSEVGACGNASRAVALLQGQPCTIETGGGLIEARPADAGIAVNMGAPRFGWDELPLAYAMDTLAMPVGWEELESPVAVNVGNPHVVFFVPDCDAVELDRLGPLIENDPLFPERVNVNVATVTGPQSLRLRVWERGAGLTRACGTGACATAIAAMRRGLTGRSVEVTLPGGPLRIDWDDDDAIIMTGPAVESFRGDFAWEYYAGDSRA, encoded by the coding sequence ATGCGCGTCCCTTTCATCAAGATGCACGGTCTGGGCAACGATTTCATCGTGCTCGACAGCCGCGGCGACACTCTTCCGCCCGTCGATGCGCGGGTGGCCGCGGCGCTTGCCGACCGTAAGACCGGGATCGGCTGCGATCAGCTCGTTCTGATCGAACCCAGCACCATCGCCGATCTTCGGATGCGCATTTTCAATCCCGATGGCAGCGAAGTCGGCGCCTGCGGCAACGCCAGCCGGGCCGTTGCCCTGTTGCAGGGACAGCCCTGCACGATCGAAACCGGCGGCGGACTGATCGAAGCCCGCCCCGCCGATGCGGGCATTGCCGTCAACATGGGCGCTCCGCGTTTCGGGTGGGACGAACTGCCGCTGGCCTACGCGATGGATACGCTGGCCATGCCGGTGGGCTGGGAAGAACTGGAAAGCCCGGTTGCGGTAAATGTCGGCAATCCGCATGTCGTGTTCTTCGTGCCCGATTGTGACGCGGTCGAACTCGATCGCCTGGGCCCGCTGATCGAAAACGATCCGCTGTTTCCCGAACGGGTGAATGTGAATGTGGCCACGGTGACAGGGCCGCAATCGCTGCGCCTGCGCGTGTGGGAGCGCGGGGCCGGGCTGACGCGGGCCTGCGGCACCGGCGCCTGCGCAACGGCCATCGCGGCCATGCGGCGCGGGTTGACCGGGCGCAGCGTCGAAGTGACTTTGCCTGGCGGCCCCCTCAGGATCGACTGGGACGATGACGACGCGATCATCATGACCGGGCCCGCCGTCGAATCCTTCCGCGGGGATTTCGCATGGGAGTATTACGCGGGGGACAGCCGCGCATGA
- a CDS encoding radical SAM protein, whose protein sequence is MTRARQAEVISFGCRLNLSESETIRSLLARESDIVVINSCAVTAEAVRQTRQAIRKARRQNPAARLLVTGCAADIEREQLAAMPEVDGLIPNTDKLDPRAWNVPPRPGLTPPTAHTRAFIAVQNGCDHACTFCVIPQGRGPSRSLTIPQVLAEVERHLTMGAPEVVLTGVDVTSWGHDLPDRPRLGAMVRAILDAFPRLQRLRMSSLDGVEIDGELFELLAGEKRVMPHLHLSLQHGHDLVLKRMKRRHSRADALRLVASLRARRPDIAIGADLIAGFPTEDAAMHAANLSIVDELDIVHGHIFPYSPRPGTPAARMPQVNHAVIRQRAAELRAAVARVRDRWLNAQIGQRLHVLSEADGTGHAENFARVAIPAGTPRGTILPLTPTRLEEGLLQ, encoded by the coding sequence ATGACCCGCGCCCGGCAGGCCGAAGTCATTTCCTTCGGCTGCAGGCTCAACCTGTCCGAAAGCGAAACGATCCGGTCCCTGCTGGCGCGGGAAAGCGACATTGTCGTGATCAACAGTTGCGCCGTCACCGCCGAAGCCGTGCGCCAGACCCGCCAGGCGATCCGCAAGGCCCGGCGGCAAAACCCCGCCGCCCGCCTGCTGGTGACCGGGTGCGCCGCCGATATCGAGCGCGAACAGCTGGCCGCCATGCCCGAGGTGGACGGGCTGATCCCCAACACCGACAAGCTCGATCCGCGCGCATGGAACGTGCCGCCCCGGCCCGGCCTCACGCCGCCCACGGCCCATACCCGCGCCTTCATCGCGGTGCAGAACGGCTGCGATCATGCCTGCACATTCTGCGTCATCCCGCAGGGACGCGGTCCCAGCCGTTCGCTCACCATTCCGCAGGTGCTGGCCGAAGTGGAACGTCATCTGACCATGGGTGCGCCCGAAGTGGTGCTCACCGGGGTGGATGTCACATCCTGGGGGCACGACCTGCCTGATCGGCCGCGCCTCGGCGCGATGGTCCGGGCTATTCTCGACGCTTTCCCCCGGTTGCAGCGCTTGCGCATGTCCTCGCTCGACGGGGTGGAAATCGATGGCGAACTGTTCGAACTGCTGGCGGGCGAGAAACGCGTGATGCCGCATCTTCACCTCTCCTTGCAGCACGGCCACGATCTGGTGCTCAAACGGATGAAACGGCGGCATTCGCGCGCCGATGCGCTCCGGCTGGTGGCAAGCCTGCGCGCGCGCCGCCCGGATATCGCCATCGGGGCCGATCTCATCGCGGGCTTCCCCACGGAGGACGCGGCTATGCACGCCGCCAATCTCTCCATCGTTGACGAACTGGACATCGTGCACGGCCATATCTTCCCCTATTCGCCGCGCCCGGGCACACCCGCCGCCCGGATGCCGCAGGTCAATCATGCCGTGATTCGTCAGCGGGCCGCCGAACTGCGCGCGGCGGTCGCCCGCGTGCGAGACAGATGGCTGAACGCGCAGATCGGCCAGCGCCTGCATGTGCTGAGCGAAGCGGACGGCACCGGCCACGCCGAGAATTTCGCCCGCGTCGCCATACCGGCAGGCACACCGCGCGGCACTATCCTGCCGCTCACACCCACACGACTGGAAGAGGGATTGCTCCAATGA
- the ftsY gene encoding signal recognition particle-docking protein FtsY, whose translation MSSESWTDRLLGGFRKTSDKLSGNLSSVVGTAKLDDATLDDVEDALILSDLGPTAAARIRARLAEQRFGRDIDEQGLREAVAEEIAAILRPVAKPLEVTAFPRPQVVLVIGVNGSGKTTTIAKLAHLFQEEDYGVMLAAGDTFRAAAIGQLGVWADRLGVPIVKGPEGGDPASVVFDAVKQATAIGTDALIVDTAGRLQNKTELMDELAKIRRVLGRLNPEAPHDVVLVLDATNGQNALSQIEIFKEVAGVTGLIMTKLDGTARGGVLVAAAEKYGLPIHAIGVGETIDDLRPFDPDLVAKVIAGLA comes from the coding sequence ATGAGCAGCGAAAGCTGGACGGATCGCCTGCTCGGCGGCTTCCGCAAGACATCAGACAAGCTCTCGGGCAATCTTTCGAGCGTGGTCGGCACGGCGAAGCTCGACGATGCCACGCTGGACGATGTCGAAGATGCGCTGATCCTGTCCGATCTCGGCCCCACCGCCGCCGCGCGCATTCGCGCCCGTCTGGCGGAGCAGCGCTTCGGCCGCGATATCGACGAACAGGGCCTGCGCGAAGCGGTGGCGGAGGAAATCGCCGCGATCCTGCGCCCGGTGGCCAAGCCGCTGGAAGTCACTGCCTTTCCCCGCCCGCAGGTCGTTCTGGTGATCGGCGTCAACGGCAGCGGCAAGACGACGACCATCGCCAAGCTCGCCCATCTGTTCCAGGAAGAGGATTACGGCGTAATGCTGGCGGCGGGCGACACGTTCCGCGCGGCGGCCATCGGCCAGCTTGGCGTCTGGGCGGATCGCCTGGGTGTGCCGATCGTCAAGGGCCCCGAAGGCGGTGATCCGGCCAGCGTGGTGTTCGACGCGGTAAAGCAGGCCACCGCCATCGGCACCGATGCGCTGATCGTCGACACCGCCGGACGCCTCCAGAACAAGACCGAACTGATGGACGAACTGGCCAAGATCCGCCGGGTCCTCGGTCGGCTCAATCCCGAAGCGCCACATGATGTCGTGCTGGTGCTTGACGCCACCAATGGTCAGAATGCACTCTCCCAGATCGAGATATTCAAGGAAGTCGCCGGGGTGACCGGGCTGATCATGACCAAGCTGGACGGGACCGCGCGCGGCGGCGTGCTGGTGGCCGCCGCGGAAAAGTACGGTTTGCCGATCCACGCCATCGGCGTGGGCGAAACGATTGACGATCTGCGGCCATTCGACCCGGATCTGGTGGCCAAAGTGATTGCAGGGCTGGCGTGA
- a CDS encoding inner membrane-spanning protein YciB has translation MTKETDTKKTKSGWLNLLVDYGPLLVFFLAYRHYSPEGTSDAVGEVFAVVRGTIAFIVAAIIALAVSKWRLGKVSPMLWLSTALIVGFGSLTIFLHDPFYVQIKPTVIYLFFGVALLVGYWKGKALLKMLLEAAFEGLNDAGWMKLSRNWGFFFLFLAALNETLRMTLEFGPWLATKLWVFMPLSFLFTFSQIPMLLRHGLDGQGEEEAEHRIPPA, from the coding sequence ATGACGAAAGAAACCGACACGAAAAAAACCAAATCGGGCTGGCTCAATCTGCTGGTCGATTATGGGCCGCTGCTGGTTTTCTTTCTTGCCTACCGGCACTATTCCCCCGAAGGGACAAGCGATGCGGTCGGCGAAGTCTTTGCCGTGGTGCGCGGAACGATCGCGTTCATCGTCGCGGCGATCATCGCCCTCGCCGTCTCGAAATGGCGGCTGGGCAAAGTCTCGCCGATGCTGTGGCTGTCGACCGCGCTGATTGTCGGCTTCGGCTCGCTGACGATCTTCCTGCACGATCCCTTTTATGTCCAGATCAAGCCGACAGTGATCTACCTGTTCTTCGGCGTGGCGCTGCTGGTGGGATACTGGAAAGGCAAGGCCTTGCTGAAAATGCTGCTCGAAGCCGCGTTCGAAGGGCTCAACGATGCGGGCTGGATGAAGCTGTCGCGCAATTGGGGGTTCTTTTTCCTGTTCCTCGCCGCGCTCAACGAAACCTTGCGGATGACTCTGGAATTCGGCCCCTGGCTGGCCACGAAGCTGTGGGTCTTCATGCCGCTGTCGTTCCTGTTCACATTCTCGCAGATTCCGATGCTGCTGCGCCATGGGCTGGACGGGCAAGGCGAAGAGGAAGCCGAGCATCGCATTCCCCCGGCCTGA
- a CDS encoding urate hydroxylase PuuD, which yields MAKFFGNLHLVLLVGLAAAIALMVAFQLTAPVDPNSILRWLHLFFGIVWIGLLYYLNFVQVPTMPTIPDELKPGVSKHIAPKVLFFFRYGALLTVLTGLAIAHVSGYLGQALSFSGQGNVNLIGVGMWLALIMAFNVWFIIWPAQKKILGLVEATPEEKAAAGPRALIASRTNTLLSLPMLYAMVSANLG from the coding sequence ATGGCAAAATTTTTCGGCAACTTGCATCTCGTGCTGCTGGTGGGGTTGGCTGCGGCAATCGCACTCATGGTCGCCTTCCAGCTTACGGCGCCAGTCGATCCCAATTCGATTCTGCGCTGGCTTCATCTGTTCTTCGGCATCGTCTGGATCGGCCTGCTCTATTACCTGAATTTCGTCCAGGTCCCGACCATGCCGACAATCCCGGATGAACTGAAACCCGGCGTTTCCAAGCATATTGCGCCCAAGGTGCTGTTCTTCTTCCGTTACGGCGCGCTGCTGACGGTTCTGACCGGCCTCGCCATCGCGCATGTCAGCGGTTACCTCGGGCAGGCGCTGTCTTTCTCAGGCCAAGGCAACGTCAACCTGATCGGCGTCGGCATGTGGCTGGCCCTGATCATGGCATTCAACGTGTGGTTCATCATCTGGCCGGCCCAGAAGAAAATCCTCGGCCTCGTCGAAGCGACGCCGGAGGAAAAGGCCGCCGCCGGCCCGCGGGCCCTGATCGCCAGCCGGACCAACACCCTGCTGTCCCTACCCATGCTCTATGCGATGGTCAGCGCCAATCTCGGTTGA
- a CDS encoding potassium transporter Kup produces the protein MAFGAIGIVFGDIGTSPLYSFRETFVGPHPLALDDLHVLGVTSLIFWSMTLVVSIQYVGLLMRADNKGQGGSLALVALLSRFIGGSGYGWLVVILGVFATALFYGDSMITPAVSVLSAVEGLTVVESKLQPLVLPIALVLLVGLFLLQKRGTEQVSKLFAPVMITYFVILAILGIIHIVSSPEVLVALNPYYAFQFFMSDRLLAFLALGSVVLAVTGSEALYSDMGHFGRGPLRLSWFGFVMPCLLLNYFGQAAMILSLDAAAAAEAIQNPFFMLASEPYRLPLVIFATFATFIASQAVITGAFSITHQAIQLGFIPRLSIRHTNETEAGQIYIPVINWALMIAVIVLVLMFQNSSNLASAYGIAVTGAMLIDACLLAVVLLAVWKWKWWLALPVLAVVFIVDGAYFAANFMKVPDGGWFPLLVGAVAFTMLTTWARGRKLMRDRMAEASLPMEVFIKSASSAVRVPGTAIFMASSTDGVPSGLLHNIKHNKVLHERVVILTVDIADVPYISEKERCSVKDLGDGFFRLILRYGFMQETDIPTALQNRHICGGPFDMMQTSFFLSRQTLLSAKNPGMAIWREKLFAWMMRNSASPMDFFRLPTNRVVELGSQVEI, from the coding sequence ATGGCGTTCGGGGCGATTGGTATCGTGTTCGGCGATATCGGGACGAGCCCGCTCTATTCTTTCCGTGAAACTTTCGTCGGCCCCCATCCGCTGGCGCTGGATGACCTGCATGTGCTGGGGGTGACAAGCCTTATTTTCTGGTCGATGACCCTGGTGGTGTCGATCCAGTATGTTGGCCTGTTGATGCGCGCCGACAACAAGGGGCAGGGCGGCAGTCTGGCTTTGGTGGCGCTGCTGTCACGGTTTATCGGCGGGTCCGGCTACGGCTGGCTGGTGGTGATTCTGGGCGTGTTCGCCACCGCGCTGTTCTATGGCGACAGCATGATCACGCCCGCCGTTTCGGTGCTGTCCGCCGTCGAAGGGCTGACAGTCGTCGAAAGCAAGCTCCAGCCGCTTGTCCTGCCGATCGCGCTGGTGCTGCTGGTGGGCCTGTTCCTGTTGCAGAAACGCGGGACGGAGCAGGTGAGCAAGCTGTTCGCGCCGGTAATGATCACCTATTTCGTGATCCTGGCCATCCTGGGCATCATCCATATCGTGTCCTCGCCCGAAGTGCTGGTGGCGCTCAATCCGTATTACGCATTCCAGTTCTTCATGAGCGACCGGCTGCTAGCATTCCTTGCGCTGGGCTCTGTCGTTCTGGCGGTGACGGGTTCGGAAGCGCTCTATTCCGATATGGGCCACTTCGGCCGGGGGCCGCTGCGCCTGTCCTGGTTCGGTTTCGTGATGCCCTGCCTGCTGCTGAACTATTTCGGTCAGGCGGCAATGATCCTCAGCCTTGATGCGGCGGCTGCTGCCGAAGCGATCCAGAACCCGTTCTTCATGCTGGCGTCGGAACCCTATCGCCTGCCGCTGGTCATTTTCGCCACCTTCGCCACCTTCATCGCCAGCCAGGCGGTGATCACGGGCGCATTCTCGATCACGCATCAGGCGATCCAGCTCGGCTTCATTCCGCGCCTGTCGATCCGCCATACCAATGAGACCGAAGCCGGGCAGATTTACATTCCCGTCATCAACTGGGCGCTGATGATCGCAGTGATCGTTCTGGTGCTGATGTTCCAGAATTCCTCGAATCTCGCCTCCGCCTACGGGATCGCGGTGACGGGCGCGATGCTGATCGATGCCTGCCTGCTGGCGGTGGTCCTGCTGGCGGTGTGGAAGTGGAAATGGTGGCTGGCCCTGCCGGTGCTGGCGGTGGTCTTCATTGTCGACGGTGCCTATTTCGCGGCCAATTTCATGAAGGTCCCCGATGGTGGGTGGTTCCCGCTGCTGGTCGGTGCGGTCGCCTTCACCATGCTCACCACCTGGGCGCGCGGGCGCAAGCTGATGCGCGACCGCATGGCCGAAGCCAGCCTGCCGATGGAAGTGTTCATCAAGTCGGCGAGCAGCGCGGTACGGGTTCCGGGCACCGCGATTTTCATGGCCTCCAGCACCGATGGTGTGCCTTCAGGGCTGCTGCACAATATCAAGCACAACAAGGTGCTGCACGAACGGGTGGTGATCCTGACGGTGGATATCGCCGATGTGCCGTATATCTCCGAGAAGGAGCGGTGCTCGGTCAAGGATCTGGGAGATGGCTTCTTCCGCCTGATCCTGCGGTATGGCTTCATGCAGGAAACCGATATTCCCACCGCGCTCCAGAACCGCCATATCTGCGGCGGGCCGTTCGATATGATGCAGACAAGCTTTTTCCTCTCGCGGCAGACGCTGCTGTCGGCCAAGAACCCCGGTATGGCGATCTGGCGGGAAAAGCTGTTCGCTTGGATGATGCGTAATTCGGCGTCGCCGATGGATTTCTTCCGCCTGCCGACCAACCGGGTCGTCGAACTCGGAAGCCAGGTGGAAATCTGA
- a CDS encoding tetratricopeptide repeat protein, whose protein sequence is MIWAMVIALALATGAAAVLLFRVPRPQWALLGVALMLGLAGYAWQGQAYQAGQPKNAAIAAAEDGSALVAARHSFAEGAPQSNFAIISDGFARRGDYAKAAGILRGAVRENPEDSDAWLAMANALVEQAEGQLTPASLYAYRKAGEAAPDSAAPAFFLGVAMIRGGRLIEADKLWREALRKTPADAAWRADLEQRIGALEGLMRRIAGQ, encoded by the coding sequence ATGATCTGGGCCATGGTGATCGCCCTTGCGCTGGCGACGGGGGCGGCGGCGGTTCTGCTGTTCCGCGTGCCCCGGCCGCAATGGGCGCTTCTCGGTGTGGCGCTGATGTTGGGGCTGGCGGGCTATGCCTGGCAGGGGCAAGCCTATCAGGCAGGCCAGCCCAAGAATGCTGCAATCGCCGCGGCCGAGGACGGTTCGGCCCTGGTGGCCGCACGGCATAGCTTCGCCGAAGGTGCGCCGCAGAGCAATTTCGCCATCATTTCCGATGGCTTTGCCCGACGGGGCGATTACGCCAAGGCTGCGGGAATCCTGCGCGGGGCCGTGCGTGAAAACCCCGAGGACAGCGACGCCTGGCTGGCGATGGCCAATGCCCTGGTCGAACAGGCCGAGGGGCAACTGACGCCCGCATCGCTTTACGCCTATCGCAAGGCGGGCGAAGCAGCGCCGGACAGCGCCGCGCCCGCCTTTTTCCTCGGCGTGGCGATGATTCGTGGCGGCCGGCTGATCGAGGCGGACAAGCTGTGGCGCGAAGCCTTGCGCAAGACTCCGGCTGATGCGGCGTGGCGCGCGGATCTGGAGCAACGCATCGGCGCGCTGGAAGGACTGATGCGGCGCATCGCAGGGCAGTAG
- a CDS encoding cytochrome c-type biogenesis protein, whose product MTLGTIPAMAQDSLPPAPYAYRQLDDPAQEAKAKALMETLRCLKCQGQSIADSDASMAGDMRHQVRLRIAAGEEPEAIRAWLVERYGDYVSFAPRFDGATWPLFVVPLIFLCVIGLVLWRKLGRRA is encoded by the coding sequence ATGACGCTGGGGACCATTCCGGCGATGGCGCAGGATTCGCTGCCGCCCGCACCCTACGCCTATCGCCAGCTCGACGATCCGGCGCAGGAGGCGAAAGCCAAGGCGTTGATGGAGACGCTGCGGTGCCTCAAGTGCCAGGGCCAGTCGATCGCGGATTCCGACGCTTCGATGGCGGGCGACATGCGCCATCAGGTACGGTTGCGGATTGCGGCGGGTGAGGAGCCGGAGGCTATCCGCGCCTGGCTGGTCGAACGGTATGGCGATTATGTCAGCTTCGCCCCGCGTTTCGATGGGGCGACGTGGCCGCTGTTCGTGGTTCCGCTGATTTTCCTGTGCGTGATCGGGCTCGTCCTTTGGCGCAAGCTGGGAAGACGCGCATGA
- a CDS encoding DsbE family thiol:disulfide interchange protein yields the protein MIWLPLALFLGFVVLFAMQLRNPAEREVESAMIGKPLPQFALRAAADVPGLANTDMADGKARLLNIWASWCVPCAAEAPQLEALRKQGVEIVGVAIRDRPDDVAQFLARYGNPYSRIGADDRSTVQMGIGSSGIPETFVVDGKGVIRYQHIGDIRAEHVPMLIEKLKEASK from the coding sequence ATGATCTGGCTGCCCCTGGCGCTCTTTCTCGGCTTTGTCGTGCTGTTCGCCATGCAGTTGCGCAATCCCGCGGAAAGGGAAGTGGAAAGCGCGATGATCGGCAAACCGCTGCCGCAATTCGCGCTGCGGGCGGCAGCGGACGTTCCGGGTCTGGCCAACACCGACATGGCGGACGGCAAGGCCCGCCTGCTGAATATCTGGGCGAGCTGGTGCGTACCCTGTGCGGCCGAAGCGCCGCAACTCGAAGCCTTGCGCAAGCAGGGGGTAGAAATCGTCGGCGTGGCGATCAGAGACCGCCCGGACGATGTTGCGCAGTTTCTCGCCCGTTATGGCAATCCCTATAGCCGTATCGGGGCGGACGATCGGTCCACGGTGCAGATGGGCATCGGCTCCTCCGGCATTCCCGAAACTTTCGTCGTCGATGGCAAGGGGGTGATCCGTTACCAGCATATCGGCGATATCCGGGCGGAACATGTGCCGATGCTGATCGAAAAGCTGAAGGAGGCGAGCAAGTGA
- a CDS encoding heme lyase CcmF/NrfE family subunit, producing MIAEFGLAALWLAAALAGLQLFAGIVTLRGGEGLAGLTRPLAILQGVLTALSFATLMLLFIRTDLSVKLVVANSHSAKPFIFKLAGTWGNHEGSMLLWVAVMAGMGALIALLERRLPERTILATLATQAFVGLGFYAFLLFSSNPFERLPRPAAEGMGLNPLLQDIGLAFHPPTLYLGYVGLSVAFSFAVGALLTGQVGPTFAKVMRPWVLGAWIFLTIGIAAGSYWAYYELGWGGWWFWDPVENASLMPWLAGTALLHSVSVLAARDALRAWTVMLGVVAFSMSMVGTFLVRSGILTSVHAFAVDPERGSFILVLLAIYIGGALTLFALKAGSIAEGERFSVTSREGALVFNNVMLSALLGIVLLGTLYPLLTEAFGVKVSVGPPYFNPVGAIFAVPMLVVMAIGPLLRWRRDRVARVRGPLIAGGLLFVALLIGLLVWRPFGVLPLIGLALSVVLMVASLLPLRGRNLLRLPLAVWGMVVAHFGLGLCLFGMAADSALTVEKLAAARVGEVTEVGPWQVRLDAVEPVAGPNWTALEGRLSARYRDGKAIAVAPQARSFWTPPQQTSESALLTRWNGQLYAVLGDETDDGRWQLRLWWKPFVTCIWYGGLLVALGGLLALIGRVATDLRRRAALGKIASRKDELAKVRGA from the coding sequence GTGATCGCGGAATTCGGCCTCGCCGCATTGTGGTTGGCCGCCGCACTGGCGGGCCTGCAACTGTTCGCCGGCATCGTAACTCTGCGCGGCGGGGAAGGGTTGGCGGGCCTCACGCGCCCGCTGGCAATCCTGCAGGGCGTTTTAACCGCCTTGTCCTTCGCTACGCTGATGCTGCTGTTCATCCGAACCGATCTTTCGGTCAAGCTGGTGGTGGCCAATTCCCATTCGGCAAAGCCGTTTATTTTCAAGCTGGCCGGCACATGGGGCAACCATGAAGGCTCGATGCTGCTGTGGGTGGCGGTTATGGCCGGGATGGGGGCGCTGATCGCCCTGCTGGAACGGCGCCTGCCGGAGCGGACGATCCTTGCCACGCTGGCAACGCAGGCGTTTGTCGGGCTCGGCTTCTACGCGTTCCTGCTGTTCTCCTCCAATCCGTTCGAACGCTTGCCGCGACCGGCTGCGGAAGGGATGGGGCTCAATCCACTGTTGCAGGATATCGGCCTCGCCTTTCATCCGCCGACGCTCTATCTCGGCTATGTCGGTCTGTCCGTCGCGTTCAGTTTTGCCGTGGGCGCGCTGTTGACCGGGCAGGTGGGCCCCACATTCGCCAAAGTCATGCGCCCGTGGGTGCTGGGGGCGTGGATATTCCTCACTATCGGCATCGCGGCCGGCAGCTATTGGGCATATTACGAGCTGGGCTGGGGCGGCTGGTGGTTCTGGGACCCGGTGGAAAACGCCTCGCTGATGCCGTGGCTGGCCGGGACGGCGCTGCTCCATTCGGTCAGCGTCCTGGCAGCCCGCGATGCACTACGGGCGTGGACGGTGATGCTGGGTGTGGTGGCGTTCTCGATGTCGATGGTCGGCACGTTCCTCGTTCGTTCGGGCATTCTCACCAGCGTTCATGCCTTTGCCGTCGATCCGGAACGGGGCAGCTTCATCCTTGTCCTGCTGGCGATCTATATCGGCGGGGCGCTGACATTGTTCGCGCTCAAGGCCGGATCAATCGCGGAAGGGGAACGGTTTTCCGTCACCAGCCGCGAAGGTGCGCTGGTGTTCAACAACGTGATGCTGTCCGCTTTGCTCGGGATCGTGCTGCTGGGCACGCTCTATCCGCTGTTGACGGAAGCTTTCGGTGTGAAAGTCTCTGTCGGACCGCCCTATTTCAATCCGGTCGGTGCGATTTTCGCGGTGCCGATGCTGGTGGTGATGGCCATCGGGCCGCTGCTGCGCTGGCGGCGTGACCGGGTGGCGCGGGTCCGGGGGCCCCTTATTGCCGGTGGCCTGCTGTTCGTCGCGCTGTTGATTGGCCTGCTGGTTTGGCGGCCGTTCGGAGTGTTGCCGCTGATCGGCCTGGCTTTGTCGGTGGTGCTGATGGTTGCCAGCCTCCTGCCCTTGCGCGGACGCAATCTTCTGCGCTTGCCGCTGGCCGTGTGGGGCATGGTTGTTGCACATTTCGGATTGGGGCTGTGCCTGTTCGGGATGGCGGCTGACAGCGCGTTGACCGTTGAAAAGCTTGCCGCCGCCCGCGTAGGCGAGGTGACCGAGGTGGGGCCGTGGCAAGTCAGGCTGGATGCGGTAGAGCCTGTCGCGGGGCCGAACTGGACCGCGCTCGAAGGGCGGCTGAGCGCCCGCTATCGGGATGGCAAAGCTATCGCTGTGGCCCCGCAGGCCCGCAGTTTCTGGACCCCGCCGCAACAAACCAGCGAGAGCGCGTTGCTGACGCGGTGGAACGGCCAGCTCTATGCCGTTCTGGGCGATGAAACGGATGATGGCCGCTGGCAGTTGCGCCTGTGGTGGAAACCGTTCGTGACCTGCATCTGGTATGGCGGCCTGCTGGTGGCTCTGGGTGGCTTGCTGGCGCTCATCGGCCGGGTCGCGACCGATCTGCGCCGCCGTGCCGCGCTGGGCAAGATCGCCAGCCGCAAGGACGAACTCGCGAAAGTGCGGGGGGCGTGA
- the ccmE gene encoding cytochrome c maturation protein CcmE — MNTGIKAKHQRLVLVVIALAALIGAGLLAAWALRSQANYFYVPSEMAENPPEVGQAVRLGGMVEQGSIKTMADGVTIAFVVGDGKARRPVRYAGIVPALFVEGSGVVAEGRLDGSGIFVADNLLAKHDENYVPRELKDMTEAQAQAAVAETR; from the coding sequence ATGAACACCGGGATCAAGGCCAAGCATCAGCGGCTCGTGCTGGTGGTGATCGCTCTTGCCGCGCTGATCGGCGCGGGCTTGCTGGCGGCATGGGCTTTGCGCAGCCAGGCCAACTATTTCTACGTGCCCAGCGAAATGGCGGAGAATCCACCAGAGGTGGGGCAGGCCGTGCGTCTGGGCGGCATGGTGGAGCAGGGCTCAATCAAGACCATGGCGGACGGGGTGACGATCGCCTTCGTTGTCGGTGACGGAAAAGCGCGGAGGCCGGTGCGTTATGCGGGGATTGTGCCCGCTCTGTTCGTTGAAGGATCGGGCGTGGTCGCGGAAGGCCGCCTGGATGGCAGCGGAATCTTCGTGGCGGACAATCTGCTGGCCAAGCACGACGAAAACTATGTTCCCCGTGAATTGAAGGACATGACGGAAGCACAGGCCCAGGCGGCTGTGGCGGAAACCCGGTGA